A stretch of the Malus sylvestris chromosome 10, drMalSylv7.2, whole genome shotgun sequence genome encodes the following:
- the LOC126586172 gene encoding O-fucosyltransferase 8-like isoform X2, giving the protein MGKQGSPRSPRPEPQVDDDLSSGTKDYDPSNVGRRMPGGDNHLNSKMLFLHGLKNDHLHVVKSDSVKYGTCKGSFAGKKHLWLRKDVRSIVIVFALMGFLLLLDSFLVSIFDSMVLQNSSTYVSNPPGFKNRVPYVMKDKSPVHMYDRLLKLAKGAIEEKELKPESSTLWEEPYKQAAAWKPCADRKVLTSLGKYKKSNGYIIVSANGGLNQQRVAICNAVAVASLLNATLVLPRFLYSNVWNDPSQFGDIYQENYFIDVLKDEVNIIKELPPRLKSLDLEAIGSLITDADLVKEAKPVDYIRTVLPLLLRNQVVHFLGYGNRLGFDPLPSELQRLRCKCNFHALKFLPEIQQVGSLLVRRIRKYDAALSALDKQLLGNFMQKAPSRVHGSARGPSKYLALHLRFEIDMVAYSLCEFGGGESERKELQAYREIHFPLLIKRVKNSNAVSPRKLRKLGRCPLTPEEAGLVLAGLGFKHGTYIYLAGSQIYGGSSRMNSFTSLYPNLVTKETLLTPSELAPFQNFSSKLAALDFIACATADVFAMTDSGSQLSSLVSGFRTYYGAGRAPTLRPNKKRLAAILSENSIGWNSFEDRVKKMIDEGQKVHVRRSGRSIYRQPRCPECMCKSR; this is encoded by the exons ATGGGTAAACAAGGGTCTCCAAGAagtccacgccccgagccgcAGGTTGACGATGACTTATCGTCGGGGACTAAGGACTATGATCCTTCTAATGTTGGGAGGAGAATGCCAGGAGGAGATAACCATTTGAATTCCAAAATGTTGTTCCTTCATGGTCTGAAAAATGACCATCTTCATGTTGTGAAAAGTGATTCTGTAAAATATGGTACTTGTAAAGGGAGCTTCGCGGGGAAAAAGCATTTGTGGCTTCGAAAAGATGTGCGATCAATCGTCATTGTGTTTGCGTTGATGGGTTTCCTTCTTCTGCTTGATTCTTTTCTAGTGTCCATTTTCGATTCAATGGTTCTTCAGAATAGTTCAACTTATGTAAGCAATCCACCGGGGTTTAAG AACAGGGTCCCCTACGTTATGAAAGACAAATCACCAGTACACATGTATGACCGGCTTCTAAAGTTGGCGAAAGGTGCCATTGAAGAG AAAGAGTTAAAGCCAGAGTCGTCGACTTTATGGGAAGAACCATATAAGCAGGCTGCTGCATGGAAACCTTGTGCAGACAGGAAAGTTTTGACGAGCCTag GGAAATACAAGAAAAGTAATGGCTACATAATAGTCAGTGCAAATGGCGGTCTCAATCAACAACGAGTTGCT ATTTGCAATGCTGTTGCTGTGGCATCTCTTCTTAATGCTACTCTTGTTCTTCCAAGATTTCTTTACAGCAATGTATGGAACGATCCGAG TCAATTCGGTGATATTTACCAAGAAAATTATTTTATAGATGTACTGAAGGATGAAGTTAACATTATCAAAGAACTTCCTCCTCGTTTGAAATCACTAGACCTTGAAGCAATTGGTAGCCTT ATTACTGATGCAGATCTTGTGAAGGAGGCAAAACCAGTTGATTATATCAGAACTGTACTTCCTCTTCTCTTGAGAAATCAAGTTGTTCACTTCCTCGGATATGGAAATCGACTAGGCTTTGATCCGTTGCCTTCTGAACTTCAG AGATTAAGATGCAAATGTAACTTTCATGCTTTGAAATTTTTGCCTGAAATCCAACAAGTCGGTTCTCTGTTGGTTAGAAGGATAAGAAAATATGATGCTGCTTTGAGTGCGTTGGACAAACAATTGCTTGGAAATTTCATGCAAAAAGCTCCCTCTAGAGTACATGGTTCTGCAAGAGGCCCATCTAAATATCTCGCTCTACACTTGAGATTTGAGATTGACATGGTGGCCTACTCCCTGTGTGAATTCGGAGGTGGAGAAAGTGAGCGAAAGGAACTCCAAGCCTACAGGGAAATCCATTTTCCGCTGCTCATTAAGCGCGTGAAGAACTCAAA CGCAGTTTCTCCAAGAAAGTTGAGAAAGTTGGGGAGGTGCCCATTGACACCAGAAGAAGCAGGACTAGTTCTTGCTGGTTTAGGTTTCAAGCATGGAACCTACATTTATCTAGCTGGTTCTCAAATATACGGTGGAAGCTCCCGGATGAATTCCTTCACCAGCCTCTACCCTAACTTGGTCACCAAGGAAACTCTCCTCACGCCGAGCGAACTTGCACCTTTTCAAAATTTCTCTTCTAAG TTAGCAGCATTAGACTTCATTGCCTGTGCAACCGCCGATGTGTTTGCTATGACTGACTCTGGGAGCCAACTATCCTCCCTAGTGTCTGGATTTCGGACCTACTACGGTGCTGGCCGTGCTCCTACTTTGCGGCCAAACAAGAAGAGGCTAGCAGCAATTTTGTCTGAGAATAGTATAGGGTGGAACAGCTTTGAAGACAGAGTAAAAAAGATGATTGACGAAGGTCAAAAGGTGCATGTGAGGAGGTCCGGTCGAAGCATCTATCGGCAGCCAAGATGCCCGGAGTGCATGTGCAAATCTCGCTAA
- the LOC126586172 gene encoding O-fucosyltransferase 8-like isoform X1, which yields MGKQGSPRSPRPEPQVDDDLSSGTKDYDPSNVGRRMPGGDNHLNSKMLFLHGLKNDHLHVVKSDSVKYGTCKGSFAGKKHLWLRKDVRSIVIVFALMGFLLLLDSFLVSIFDSMVLQNSSTYVSNPPGFKENRVPYVMKDKSPVHMYDRLLKLAKGAIEEKELKPESSTLWEEPYKQAAAWKPCADRKVLTSLGKYKKSNGYIIVSANGGLNQQRVAICNAVAVASLLNATLVLPRFLYSNVWNDPSQFGDIYQENYFIDVLKDEVNIIKELPPRLKSLDLEAIGSLITDADLVKEAKPVDYIRTVLPLLLRNQVVHFLGYGNRLGFDPLPSELQRLRCKCNFHALKFLPEIQQVGSLLVRRIRKYDAALSALDKQLLGNFMQKAPSRVHGSARGPSKYLALHLRFEIDMVAYSLCEFGGGESERKELQAYREIHFPLLIKRVKNSNAVSPRKLRKLGRCPLTPEEAGLVLAGLGFKHGTYIYLAGSQIYGGSSRMNSFTSLYPNLVTKETLLTPSELAPFQNFSSKLAALDFIACATADVFAMTDSGSQLSSLVSGFRTYYGAGRAPTLRPNKKRLAAILSENSIGWNSFEDRVKKMIDEGQKVHVRRSGRSIYRQPRCPECMCKSR from the exons ATGGGTAAACAAGGGTCTCCAAGAagtccacgccccgagccgcAGGTTGACGATGACTTATCGTCGGGGACTAAGGACTATGATCCTTCTAATGTTGGGAGGAGAATGCCAGGAGGAGATAACCATTTGAATTCCAAAATGTTGTTCCTTCATGGTCTGAAAAATGACCATCTTCATGTTGTGAAAAGTGATTCTGTAAAATATGGTACTTGTAAAGGGAGCTTCGCGGGGAAAAAGCATTTGTGGCTTCGAAAAGATGTGCGATCAATCGTCATTGTGTTTGCGTTGATGGGTTTCCTTCTTCTGCTTGATTCTTTTCTAGTGTCCATTTTCGATTCAATGGTTCTTCAGAATAGTTCAACTTATGTAAGCAATCCACCGGGGTTTAAG GAGAACAGGGTCCCCTACGTTATGAAAGACAAATCACCAGTACACATGTATGACCGGCTTCTAAAGTTGGCGAAAGGTGCCATTGAAGAG AAAGAGTTAAAGCCAGAGTCGTCGACTTTATGGGAAGAACCATATAAGCAGGCTGCTGCATGGAAACCTTGTGCAGACAGGAAAGTTTTGACGAGCCTag GGAAATACAAGAAAAGTAATGGCTACATAATAGTCAGTGCAAATGGCGGTCTCAATCAACAACGAGTTGCT ATTTGCAATGCTGTTGCTGTGGCATCTCTTCTTAATGCTACTCTTGTTCTTCCAAGATTTCTTTACAGCAATGTATGGAACGATCCGAG TCAATTCGGTGATATTTACCAAGAAAATTATTTTATAGATGTACTGAAGGATGAAGTTAACATTATCAAAGAACTTCCTCCTCGTTTGAAATCACTAGACCTTGAAGCAATTGGTAGCCTT ATTACTGATGCAGATCTTGTGAAGGAGGCAAAACCAGTTGATTATATCAGAACTGTACTTCCTCTTCTCTTGAGAAATCAAGTTGTTCACTTCCTCGGATATGGAAATCGACTAGGCTTTGATCCGTTGCCTTCTGAACTTCAG AGATTAAGATGCAAATGTAACTTTCATGCTTTGAAATTTTTGCCTGAAATCCAACAAGTCGGTTCTCTGTTGGTTAGAAGGATAAGAAAATATGATGCTGCTTTGAGTGCGTTGGACAAACAATTGCTTGGAAATTTCATGCAAAAAGCTCCCTCTAGAGTACATGGTTCTGCAAGAGGCCCATCTAAATATCTCGCTCTACACTTGAGATTTGAGATTGACATGGTGGCCTACTCCCTGTGTGAATTCGGAGGTGGAGAAAGTGAGCGAAAGGAACTCCAAGCCTACAGGGAAATCCATTTTCCGCTGCTCATTAAGCGCGTGAAGAACTCAAA CGCAGTTTCTCCAAGAAAGTTGAGAAAGTTGGGGAGGTGCCCATTGACACCAGAAGAAGCAGGACTAGTTCTTGCTGGTTTAGGTTTCAAGCATGGAACCTACATTTATCTAGCTGGTTCTCAAATATACGGTGGAAGCTCCCGGATGAATTCCTTCACCAGCCTCTACCCTAACTTGGTCACCAAGGAAACTCTCCTCACGCCGAGCGAACTTGCACCTTTTCAAAATTTCTCTTCTAAG TTAGCAGCATTAGACTTCATTGCCTGTGCAACCGCCGATGTGTTTGCTATGACTGACTCTGGGAGCCAACTATCCTCCCTAGTGTCTGGATTTCGGACCTACTACGGTGCTGGCCGTGCTCCTACTTTGCGGCCAAACAAGAAGAGGCTAGCAGCAATTTTGTCTGAGAATAGTATAGGGTGGAACAGCTTTGAAGACAGAGTAAAAAAGATGATTGACGAAGGTCAAAAGGTGCATGTGAGGAGGTCCGGTCGAAGCATCTATCGGCAGCCAAGATGCCCGGAGTGCATGTGCAAATCTCGCTAA
- the LOC126586174 gene encoding nucleobase-ascorbate transporter 2-like — MEAPKPEEISHPAMDQLQGLEYCIDSNPSWAEAIALGFQHYILALGTAVMIPTFLVPFMGGDDGDKVRVVQTLLFIQGINTLLQTLFGTRLPTVIGGSYAFMVPIISIIHDSRLMKVEDNHARFLDTMRAVQGALIVASSIQIILGYSQIWAICSRFFSPLGMVPVISLVGFGLFDRGFPLVGKCVEIGIPMLILFVAFSQYLKNFHARQLPVLERFALLISITVIWAYAHLLTASGAYKHRPDITQVNCRTDRANLISSAPWIKIPYPLQWGAPTFDVGHAFGMMAAVLVSLIESTGAYKAASRLASATIPPAHVLSRGIGWQGIGILLNGLFGTLSGSTVSIENVGLLGSTRVGSRRVIQISAGFMIFFSMLGKFGALFASIPFTLFAAAYCVLFGLVASVGLSFLQFTNMNSTRNLFIVGVAFFLGLSVPEYFRGYTLKAFHGPAHTNAGWFNDFLNTIFSSSPTVALIVAVFLDNTLEYKDSARDRGMPWWVKFRQFKGDSRNEEFYTLPFNLNRFFPPS; from the exons ATGGAAGCTCCAAAACCAGAAGAGATAAGCCATCCAGCAATGGACCAACTCCAAGGCTTAGAGTACTGCATTGACTCAAATCCCTCTTGGG CGGAAGCAATTGCTTTGGGGTTCCAGCACTACATTTTGGCCTTGGGAACTGCTGTGATGATCCCCACATTCCTTGTTCCTTTCATGGGTGGTGATGAT GGTGACAAAGTGAGAGTAGTGCAAACTCTCCTTTTTATTCAAGGAATCAACACACTTCTACAAACATTGTTTGGAACCCGATTGCCAACCGTGATTGGAGGGTCTTACGCATTCATGGTCCCGATAATATCCATAATTCATGATTCACGCTTGATGAAGGTTGAGGACAATCATGCG AGATTCCTTGACACCATGAGAGCAGTCCAAGGGGCTCTGATAGTAGCTTCAAGCATACAAATTATTCTGGGATATAGTCAAATTTGGGCCATTTGTTCCAG GTTCTTCAGCCCGCTCGGAATGGTTCCAGTTATttccttggtgggttttggTCTGTTTGATAGAGGCTTCCCCCTG GTTGGAAAGTGTGTGGAAATTGGCATTCCCATGCTTATCCTTTTTGTAGCTTTCTCTCAG TACCTAAAGAACTTCCATGCAAGACAGCTACCAGTACTAGAACGATTTGCTCTTCTTATATCAATCACAGTGATATGGGCATATGCACACCTCTTGACCGCCAGTGGTGCATACAAACACCGGCCAGACATAACCCAAGTCAATTGCCGAACTGATAGGGCCAACCTCATTTCTTCTGCTCCATG GATAAAAATACCTTATCCTCTTCAATGGGGTGCCCCAACCTTTGATGTTGGTCATGCTTTTGGAATGATGGCTGCCGTTCTTGTTTCATTGATCGAG TCAACTGGAGCATACAAGGCTGCATCGCGTCTAGCAAGTGCCACAATACCTCCAGCTCATGTTCTCAGCCGTGGAATTGGCTGGCAGGGAATAGGAATCCTACTAAATGGACTCTTTGGGACGTTGTCAGGCTCAACAGTCTCTAT AGAAAATGTGGGGCTTCTTGGGAGCACTCGTGTTGGAAGCCGTAGGGTCATTCAAATCTCAGCCGGTTTTATGATATTCTTCTCCATGTTAG GTAAATTTGGTGCTCTGTTCGCTTCAATACCCTTCACCTTATTTGCTGCTGCATATTGTGTATTGTTTGGTCTTGTTG CTTCGGTGGGGTTATCCTTTTTGCAATTCACAAACATGAACTCGACGAGGAACCTCTTTATTGTTGGTGTAGCTTTCTTCTTGGGTTTGTCTGTTCCCGAGTACTTCAGGGGTTACACTTTGAAGGCTTTCCATGGTCCTGCTCATACCAATGCCGGATGG TTCAACGATTTTCTGAATACCATCTTCTCCTCATCTCCAACTGTGGCATTGATTGTTGCCGTTTTCCTGGATAACACACTTGAGTACAAGGACAGTGCAAGAGACAGAGGAATGCCGTGGTGGGTCAAATTTCGGCAATTCAAAGGGGACAGCCGCAACGAGGAGTTTTACACTCTCCCTTTCAACCTTAACCGGTTCTTCCCTCCATCTTAA